A single region of the Blattabacterium sp. (Cryptocercus kyebangensis) genome encodes:
- the rplK gene encoding 50S ribosomal protein L11, with the protein MDKKIVKKIKIQKINGGNANPSPPIGPILGSSGVNIMEFCKQYNLRTQERKGKICPVLLTIYEDKSFSFVIKKPPVSIQLLNIIQVEKGSKEPNRSKIGKISLNQIKMIAKNKMEDLNCSSIESAISMVCGTARSMGIEIYKK; encoded by the coding sequence ATGGATAAAAAAATAGTAAAAAAAATAAAAATACAAAAAATAAATGGTGGGAATGCTAATCCATCACCTCCTATTGGTCCTATTTTAGGAAGTTCTGGAGTGAATATAATGGAATTTTGTAAACAATATAATTTACGGACTCAGGAAAGAAAAGGTAAAATATGCCCAGTTCTTCTTACTATATATGAGGATAAATCTTTTTCTTTTGTGATTAAAAAACCTCCAGTATCCATTCAATTACTCAATATAATTCAAGTAGAAAAAGGATCTAAGGAACCAAATCGTTCTAAAATTGGAAAAATAAGTTTAAATCAAATAAAAATGATTGCAAAAAATAAAATGGAAGATTTGAATTGTTCTTCAATTGAATCTGCTATATCTATGGTATGTGGAACTGCACGTTCTATGGGAATCGAAATTTATAAAAAATAA
- the rplA gene encoding 50S ribosomal protein L1: MSKKLTKNRKRILEKIDKKNKYSLEDATTIIKKISFSKFDESVDISIHLGIDSRLSNQIIRGTVLLPHGIGKNICVLALVSKDKELEAKEAGADYVGLDYIEKIKSGWVDIDVIVAIPSVMNKLGSLGKILGPKGLMPNPKLDTVSTNPGKSIKEIKSGKVTFKADRYGIIHSSIGRISFSNQYLLNNLKTFINEVIRSKPSSSKGSYIKRIYLSTTMSPSILLDSKSFLKK; encoded by the coding sequence ATGTCAAAAAAATTAACTAAAAATAGAAAAAGAATTTTAGAAAAAATAGATAAGAAGAATAAATATTCTTTAGAAGATGCTACTACTATTATTAAAAAAATTTCTTTTTCTAAATTTGATGAATCTGTAGATATTTCTATTCATCTAGGAATAGATTCACGTTTATCAAATCAAATAATAAGAGGGACTGTTCTATTACCACATGGTATAGGAAAAAATATTTGTGTTTTGGCTTTAGTAAGTAAAGATAAAGAATTGGAGGCTAAAGAAGCTGGTGCAGATTATGTAGGATTGGATTATATAGAAAAAATTAAGTCTGGATGGGTAGATATAGATGTAATAGTAGCTATTCCATCGGTTATGAATAAATTAGGATCTTTAGGAAAGATATTAGGACCAAAGGGTTTAATGCCAAATCCGAAACTAGATACAGTATCTACAAATCCAGGAAAGTCTATTAAAGAAATTAAATCTGGAAAAGTAACATTTAAAGCGGATCGTTATGGTATTATTCATTCTTCTATTGGAAGGATTTCTTTTTCTAATCAATACTTATTGAATAATTTAAAAACTTTTATAAACGAAGTTATCCGAAGTAAACCATCTTCTTCGAAAGGATCTTATATAAAAAGAATTTATTTATCAACGACCATGAGTCCTAGTATTTTATTAGACTCAAAAAGTTTTTTAAAAAAATGA
- the rplJ gene encoding 50S ribosomal protein L10: MKKEKKRKELLELISILSDNDTIYLIDISDLNSNQISILRKNFNKFYIQMKVVKNTLLKKALEKIENKQLDSFFPILNGNTSILASNLGGVPSKIIKNFHFKEKIEKPYLKSAYVENSFYFGNKDLDILINMKSKKDLIIDILNMLQSPIEKILFSLKLGEYKISRILESLS; this comes from the coding sequence ATGAAGAAAGAAAAAAAAAGAAAAGAATTATTAGAATTAATTTCTATATTGTCTGATAATGATACTATATATTTAATTGATATATCCGATTTAAATTCTAATCAAATTTCTATTCTTAGAAAGAATTTTAATAAATTTTATATTCAAATGAAAGTAGTAAAAAATACTTTATTGAAAAAAGCTTTAGAAAAAATTGAAAATAAACAATTAGATTCTTTTTTCCCTATTTTAAATGGGAACACCTCTATTTTAGCTTCTAATTTAGGAGGTGTTCCATCAAAAATCATAAAAAATTTTCATTTTAAAGAAAAGATTGAAAAACCTTATTTAAAGAGTGCATATGTGGAAAATTCTTTTTATTTTGGAAATAAAGATTTGGATATATTAATTAATATGAAATCTAAAAAAGATCTTATAATTGATATTTTGAATATGCTTCAATCTCCAATTGAAAAAATACTTTTTTCTTTAAAATTAGGTGAATATAAAATATCTAGAATTCTAGAATCATTATCATAA
- the rplL gene encoding 50S ribosomal protein L7/L12: MIENLAEKLVNLTVKQVNELATFLKKKYGIEPSNTFLGTSVDIPKNKEKNPEKEEKNIFNLILKSPGNSKLSVVKLVKEITGKGLKESKELVDNVPNVLKESIDRKEAESLKKRLEEIGAEVELK, from the coding sequence ATGATAGAAAATCTAGCAGAAAAATTGGTTAATCTTACTGTAAAACAAGTTAATGAATTGGCCACTTTTTTAAAAAAAAAGTATGGGATCGAACCGTCTAATACTTTTTTAGGAACATCTGTGGATATTCCTAAAAATAAAGAAAAAAATCCAGAAAAAGAAGAAAAAAATATTTTCAATTTAATATTAAAATCACCAGGAAATTCTAAATTATCTGTAGTAAAATTAGTTAAAGAAATTACGGGTAAAGGACTTAAAGAATCCAAAGAATTGGTAGATAATGTTCCAAATGTTCTTAAAGAGTCTATTGATAGGAAAGAAGCAGAAAGCTTAAAAAAAAGACTTGAGGAAATAGGAGCTGAAGTGGAATTGAAATGA
- the rpoB gene encoding DNA-directed RNA polymerase subunit beta, translated as MVNTERISEKLERITFASVDKQVEYPDFLDIQIKSFKDFFQLETKPENRKNEGLFKAFTENFPISDSRNSFVLEFKGYSIDSPRYSIEECIERGLTYSVPLKAKLKLYCTDPEHEDFETVYQDVYLGTYPYMTPSGSFIFNGSERVIVSQLHRSPGVFFGQSHHANGTKLYSARIIPFKGSWIEFATDINSVMYAYIDRKKKLPMTTLLRAIGYERDKDILEIFNLAEEVKIIENNKNILDRTLAARILKIWHEDFVDEDTGEVVSIEKNEILIDRDIVIKQEHIDLILQNEIKTILLHKEGGKKKDYSIIYNTLQKDPTNSEKEAVEYIYRQLRNTEPPDEETARGVIDKLFFSDARYSLGPVGRYRLNKRLGLNLDPNYLVLTKEDIIAIVEHLNALFNSKREVDDIDHLSNRRVRTVGEQLYTQFSIGLSRMSRTIRERMNVRDNEVFMPIDLINSKTLSSVINVFFGTNQLSQFMDQTNPLSEITHKRRLSALGPGGLSRERAGFEVRDVNYSHYGRLCPIETPEGPNIGLISSLSVFAKINNMGFVETPYRSTNKGKVNLKSKIKYLSAEEEEGKIIAQANAIDKYGNFISDRIIAREDGDFPIVKSKQVDYLDVAPNQIASISASLIPFLEHDDANRALMGSNMMRQAVPLLKPESPIVGTGLEKQVAIDSRILINAEKNGIVEYIDAKKIIIRYDKTDREELVSFDSEIKVYDLIKFRKTNQNTCITLKPIVKKGMRIVKGQILCEGYATENGELALGRNLRAAFIPCNGYNFEDAVLISEKVVSEDWFTSIHIDEYSLDVRDTKLGMEELTNDIPNVSEEATKDLDENGIIRVGAEVKPGDILIGKITPKGESDPTPEEKLLRAIFGDKAGNVKDASLRAEPSLFGIVIDTKLFTRSIKDKKSRTQDKIQIERIEKEYDKKFLDLKNKFLKKLYTILHGKISQKIVFNEKKQEFIEKGTKFSLKLLNSISDYINISPYNWTSDVEINNLISEILHNYKISFNDLNSVLKHKKFSITVGDELPSGIIKMAKVYIAKKRKLKVGDKMAGRHGNKGVVARILREEDMPFLEDGSPVDIVLNPLGVPSRMNIGQIYETVLGWAGYKLGIKFSTPIFDGATIEKILEYTKKAGLPNFGTTYLFDGGTGERFDQPATVGVIYMLKLGHMVDDKMHARSIGPYSLITQQPLGGKAQFGGQRFGEMEVWALEAFGASNILREILTVKSDDVIGRAKTYESIVKGDPIPEPNNPESFNVLCFELKGLGLDINLEE; from the coding sequence TTGGTGAATACAGAAAGAATCTCAGAAAAATTAGAAAGAATTACTTTTGCATCGGTGGATAAACAAGTAGAATATCCTGATTTTTTGGATATTCAAATAAAATCATTTAAAGATTTTTTTCAACTTGAAACAAAACCAGAAAATAGGAAAAACGAAGGGTTATTTAAAGCTTTTACCGAAAATTTTCCAATTTCAGATTCAAGAAATTCCTTTGTTTTAGAATTTAAAGGATATTCCATAGATTCTCCTAGATATTCTATAGAAGAATGTATTGAAAGAGGATTGACTTATAGTGTTCCTTTAAAAGCTAAATTGAAACTATATTGTACGGATCCTGAACATGAGGATTTTGAAACAGTATATCAGGATGTTTATTTAGGTACTTATCCATATATGACTCCTTCTGGATCTTTTATTTTCAATGGATCAGAACGTGTTATTGTATCTCAATTACATCGTTCTCCTGGAGTTTTTTTTGGACAATCTCATCATGCAAATGGGACTAAATTATATTCTGCGAGAATTATTCCTTTTAAAGGATCTTGGATTGAATTCGCTACTGACATAAATAGTGTTATGTATGCATATATTGATAGAAAGAAAAAATTACCAATGACGACCTTACTTCGTGCAATTGGATATGAAAGAGATAAAGATATATTAGAAATATTTAATTTAGCGGAAGAAGTTAAAATAATAGAAAATAACAAGAATATTTTAGACAGGACTCTTGCTGCTAGAATATTGAAAATATGGCATGAAGATTTTGTCGATGAAGATACAGGTGAAGTAGTTTCCATAGAAAAAAATGAGATTTTAATAGATAGGGATATTGTTATAAAACAAGAGCATATAGATCTAATCCTTCAAAACGAAATAAAAACAATTTTATTGCATAAAGAAGGAGGAAAAAAGAAAGATTATTCTATTATTTACAATACTTTGCAAAAAGATCCTACTAATTCTGAAAAAGAAGCAGTAGAATATATATATAGGCAACTTAGAAATACAGAACCGCCTGATGAAGAAACAGCTAGAGGAGTTATAGATAAGCTTTTTTTTTCAGATGCTAGATACAGTTTAGGCCCTGTAGGAAGATATCGTTTAAATAAACGTCTTGGGTTAAATCTAGATCCCAATTATTTAGTTTTGACTAAGGAAGATATTATTGCCATAGTTGAACATTTGAATGCTTTGTTCAACTCTAAAAGAGAAGTAGATGATATAGATCATCTATCCAATAGACGTGTAAGAACTGTAGGAGAACAACTTTATACTCAGTTTAGTATTGGTTTATCTAGAATGTCTAGAACTATTAGAGAAAGAATGAATGTTCGAGATAATGAAGTTTTCATGCCGATAGATTTGATCAATTCTAAAACATTGTCTTCCGTTATAAACGTTTTTTTTGGAACTAATCAATTATCCCAATTTATGGATCAAACAAATCCATTATCTGAAATAACTCATAAAAGAAGATTATCTGCTTTAGGTCCTGGTGGATTATCTAGAGAAAGAGCAGGATTTGAGGTTAGAGATGTTAATTATTCCCATTATGGAAGATTATGTCCTATTGAAACTCCAGAAGGACCTAATATTGGTTTAATTTCTTCTCTTTCTGTTTTCGCAAAGATCAATAATATGGGATTTGTAGAAACTCCTTATAGATCTACTAATAAAGGAAAAGTAAATTTAAAATCTAAGATAAAATATTTAAGTGCAGAAGAAGAAGAAGGTAAAATTATTGCACAAGCTAATGCTATAGATAAATATGGAAATTTTATATCTGATAGAATTATTGCTCGTGAAGATGGAGATTTTCCAATAGTAAAATCGAAACAAGTAGATTATCTAGATGTAGCCCCTAATCAAATAGCCTCTATTTCAGCTTCTTTAATTCCTTTTTTGGAACATGATGATGCTAATAGAGCTCTTATGGGATCTAATATGATGCGTCAAGCCGTTCCATTGTTAAAACCTGAATCCCCTATTGTTGGAACTGGATTAGAAAAACAAGTAGCAATAGATTCTCGAATTTTGATTAATGCAGAAAAAAATGGAATAGTAGAATATATTGATGCAAAAAAAATAATTATTCGTTATGATAAAACGGATAGAGAAGAATTGGTAAGCTTCGATTCTGAAATTAAAGTTTATGATTTGATAAAATTTAGAAAAACAAATCAAAATACATGTATTACTTTAAAACCTATTGTTAAAAAAGGAATGAGAATAGTAAAAGGGCAAATTCTTTGTGAAGGATATGCTACTGAAAACGGAGAGTTAGCTTTGGGAAGAAATTTGAGAGCGGCTTTCATTCCTTGTAATGGTTATAATTTTGAAGATGCTGTTCTAATTTCAGAAAAAGTAGTGAGTGAGGATTGGTTTACATCAATACACATAGATGAATATTCTTTAGATGTACGGGACACAAAATTAGGAATGGAAGAATTAACAAATGACATTCCTAATGTTAGTGAAGAAGCTACTAAAGATCTGGATGAAAATGGAATTATACGTGTTGGAGCGGAGGTTAAACCTGGAGATATTCTTATTGGAAAAATAACTCCAAAAGGAGAATCTGATCCAACTCCAGAAGAAAAATTATTAAGAGCTATCTTTGGAGATAAAGCAGGAAATGTAAAAGATGCTTCTTTAAGAGCCGAGCCTTCTTTATTTGGTATTGTAATTGATACAAAACTATTTACTAGAAGTATAAAAGATAAAAAATCTAGAACTCAGGATAAAATACAAATAGAACGTATAGAAAAAGAATACGATAAAAAATTTTTGGATTTAAAAAATAAGTTTTTAAAAAAATTATATACTATTTTACATGGGAAAATTTCTCAAAAAATTGTTTTTAATGAAAAAAAACAGGAATTTATAGAAAAAGGAACTAAGTTTAGCCTAAAACTATTAAATAGTATATCTGATTATATAAATATATCTCCATATAATTGGACTTCTGATGTAGAGATTAACAATCTTATATCAGAAATATTGCATAATTATAAAATATCATTTAACGATTTGAATAGTGTTTTGAAACATAAAAAATTTTCTATTACTGTTGGAGATGAATTACCTTCTGGAATTATTAAAATGGCTAAAGTTTATATTGCAAAAAAAAGAAAATTAAAAGTAGGAGATAAAATGGCAGGTAGACATGGAAATAAAGGAGTTGTAGCACGTATCCTTCGTGAAGAAGATATGCCATTTTTAGAAGATGGTAGTCCGGTAGATATTGTTTTAAATCCATTAGGAGTCCCTTCTAGAATGAATATTGGACAAATATATGAAACGGTATTAGGTTGGGCAGGATATAAATTAGGTATTAAATTTTCTACCCCTATATTTGATGGAGCTACTATAGAAAAAATATTAGAGTATACAAAAAAAGCGGGCCTTCCAAATTTTGGAACTACTTATTTATTTGATGGAGGGACGGGAGAAAGGTTTGATCAACCTGCTACAGTTGGTGTTATATATATGTTGAAATTAGGTCACATGGTAGATGATAAAATGCATGCTCGTTCGATAGGACCTTATTCTCTTATTACTCAACAACCTTTAGGTGGAAAAGCACAGTTTGGAGGTCAACGTTTTGGAGAAATGGAAGTTTGGGCATTAGAAGCATTTGGTGCCTCCAACATTTTACGTGAAATATTAACTGTTAAATCAGATGATGTAATAGGAAGAGCTAAAACTTATGAATCTATAGTTAAAGGAGATCCTATTCCAGAGCCAAATAATCCAGAATCTTTTAATGTTTTGTGTTTTGAGCTAAAAGGATTAGGTTTGGATATTAATTTAGAAGAGTGA
- the rpoC gene encoding DNA-directed RNA polymerase subunit beta': protein MNRKKNSRFNKITIRLASPETILKESHGEVLKPETINYRTHKPERDGLFCERIFGPVKDYECACGKYKRIRYKGIVCDRCGVEVTEKKVRRERMGHISLVVPVVHIWCFRTSPNKIGYLLGLPSKKLEMIIYYERYVVIQGGLSNRPDGSTFQKGDFLTEEEYLYVLYKLPKGNQLLEDTDLNKFIAKMGAECIGDLLNRLDLDLLSLELRNQAHNETSKQRRTEALKRLQVVESFREGKKNGGNVSWMIIHVLSVIPPELRPLVPLDGGRYAASDMTDLYRRVLIRNNRLKRLMEIKAPEVILRNEKRMLQEAVDSLFDNSRKVSAVKSEGNRPLKSLSDSLKGKQGRFRQNLLGKRVDYSARSVIVVGPHLKLHECGLPKDMAAELYKPFIIRKLIERGVVKTVKSSKKIIDKRVPMIWDILENVLRGHPVLLNRAPTLHRLGIQAFQPKLIEGKAIQLHPLVCAAFNADFDGDQMAVHLPLSPGAILEAKLLMLASQNILNPANGSPITVPSQDMVLGLYYMTKPLYSSKNKKIKKKVFIFYSPEEVEIAYYHNIVKLHTLIKVKVNLLKDDNFLYNQLIETTVGRVLFNQVVPKKVGFINESLTKKSLREIIGKILHFTDVPTTAKFLDDIKELGFYNAFKGGLSFGLGDIIIPKDKNNMVDDAIKQVDNVKMNYNMGLITNNERYNQVIDIWTNTNAMLTEKVMKRMREDRKGFNPVYMMLDSGARGSKEQIRQLSGMRGLMAKPQKAGSSGGEIIENPILSNFREGLSILEYFISTHGARKGLADTALKTADAGYLTRRLVDAAQDVIIKMEDCKTLRGLKISSLKKNEEIVDTLFNRILGRISLNDIYHPKKNKLIVSSGEMINEKISYLIEKAGIEFVKVRSPLTCESKMGICSKCYGRNLSTGKIVQKGDAVGVIAAQSIGEPGTQLTLRTFHVGGTAGNIAESSQIIAKYDGIIEFEDLKIVETKNDYEKKIRIVVSRSTEMKLFNKNKSSILMIHNIPYGATLYVKHGDRLKEGDKICKWDLYNAVIVSEYTGKISYQHLEQGLSFQVEIDEQTGFQEKVITEVRNKNLIPTLKIVDNNNQELKVYNLPVGAHLMVEDEEKIEIGKILVKVPRRTAKSGDITGGLPRLSELFEARNPSNPAVVSEMDGIVIHGKIKRGNREIIVESKTGDIKKYLVKLSNQILVQENDYVKAGMALSDGAVTPNDILNIRGPRAVQEYLVREIQEVYRLQGVKINDKHFEIIVLQMMRKVEVIDIGDTRFLEGNIEYKDDFIEENDRISQMRVVESSGDSENFKSGDIISYRDFRNENAVLKYKKKKLIKTRNAIPATGRPILQGITRSALQTKSFISAASFQETTKVLSEAAISSKTDNLYGLKENVIVGHKIPAGTGLKEYENTLSEIL from the coding sequence ATGAATAGAAAAAAAAATAGCAGATTCAATAAAATTACAATTAGATTAGCTTCTCCAGAAACTATATTAAAAGAATCTCATGGAGAAGTTTTAAAACCAGAAACAATTAATTATAGGACTCATAAACCAGAGAGAGATGGCCTTTTTTGTGAACGTATTTTTGGTCCAGTAAAAGATTATGAGTGTGCTTGTGGAAAATATAAAAGAATACGTTATAAAGGAATTGTTTGTGATAGATGTGGAGTAGAAGTTACTGAAAAAAAAGTTAGGAGAGAACGAATGGGTCATATTAGCCTTGTTGTTCCAGTTGTTCATATTTGGTGTTTTCGTACTTCTCCTAATAAAATAGGATATTTATTGGGATTACCATCTAAGAAACTTGAAATGATCATTTATTATGAACGGTATGTAGTAATACAAGGAGGATTATCTAATCGTCCAGATGGATCAACTTTTCAAAAAGGAGATTTTCTTACCGAAGAAGAATATTTATATGTTTTATATAAACTCCCAAAAGGAAATCAGTTGTTAGAAGATACGGATCTTAATAAATTTATAGCTAAAATGGGGGCAGAATGTATAGGAGATCTTTTAAATCGTTTAGACTTAGATCTTTTATCTCTTGAATTAAGAAATCAAGCTCACAACGAAACTTCTAAACAAAGAAGAACTGAAGCCTTGAAACGGTTACAAGTAGTGGAATCTTTTAGAGAAGGTAAAAAAAATGGAGGTAATGTTTCTTGGATGATTATTCATGTTTTATCTGTTATTCCACCTGAATTACGACCTTTAGTCCCTTTAGATGGAGGGCGTTATGCAGCTTCTGATATGACTGATTTATATCGTCGTGTACTTATAAGAAATAATCGTTTGAAAAGACTTATGGAAATTAAAGCTCCCGAAGTTATTTTAAGAAATGAAAAGAGGATGCTTCAAGAAGCTGTAGATTCTCTTTTTGATAATTCAAGAAAAGTTTCTGCAGTAAAATCTGAAGGTAATCGTCCTTTGAAATCATTGTCCGATTCTTTAAAAGGGAAACAAGGTAGGTTTAGACAAAATCTTCTTGGAAAAAGAGTAGATTATTCTGCACGTTCAGTTATTGTAGTAGGACCTCATTTAAAATTACATGAATGTGGATTACCTAAAGATATGGCAGCCGAGTTATATAAACCTTTTATTATACGAAAATTGATTGAAAGAGGGGTAGTAAAAACTGTAAAATCTTCTAAAAAAATTATTGATAAAAGAGTTCCAATGATATGGGATATTTTGGAGAATGTATTAAGAGGACATCCTGTCCTGTTAAACAGAGCACCGACTTTACATAGATTAGGTATTCAAGCATTTCAACCTAAATTAATAGAGGGGAAAGCGATACAATTACATCCTTTAGTTTGTGCTGCTTTTAATGCAGATTTTGATGGAGATCAGATGGCCGTACATTTACCTTTATCTCCTGGAGCAATTTTAGAAGCTAAACTTCTTATGTTAGCATCTCAAAATATTTTAAATCCTGCTAATGGATCTCCTATTACTGTTCCATCTCAAGATATGGTATTAGGGTTATATTATATGACTAAACCTTTATATTCATCAAAAAATAAAAAAATAAAAAAAAAGGTTTTTATCTTTTATTCTCCGGAAGAGGTAGAAATAGCCTACTATCATAATATAGTGAAATTGCATACCCTTATTAAGGTAAAAGTTAATCTTCTAAAAGATGATAATTTTCTGTATAATCAGTTAATAGAAACTACTGTAGGTCGAGTTTTATTTAATCAAGTGGTTCCTAAAAAAGTAGGATTTATTAATGAATCCCTTACGAAAAAATCTTTAAGAGAAATTATTGGAAAAATTTTACATTTTACAGATGTCCCTACTACTGCTAAATTTTTAGATGATATTAAAGAATTAGGTTTTTATAATGCATTTAAAGGAGGTCTTTCTTTTGGATTAGGAGATATTATTATTCCGAAAGATAAAAATAATATGGTAGATGATGCTATTAAGCAGGTTGATAATGTAAAAATGAATTATAATATGGGATTAATCACAAATAACGAACGTTATAATCAAGTTATTGATATTTGGACTAATACAAATGCAATGCTTACAGAAAAAGTAATGAAACGTATGCGTGAGGATAGAAAGGGATTTAATCCTGTTTATATGATGTTAGATTCTGGTGCTAGAGGATCTAAGGAACAGATTCGTCAACTTTCTGGTATGCGAGGTTTAATGGCTAAACCTCAAAAAGCTGGATCTTCTGGTGGAGAAATTATTGAAAATCCAATTTTATCAAACTTTAGAGAAGGGCTTTCTATTTTAGAATATTTTATATCAACTCATGGAGCTCGTAAAGGATTAGCAGATACTGCTTTAAAAACGGCAGATGCTGGATATCTTACACGACGTTTAGTTGATGCGGCACAGGATGTTATTATAAAAATGGAGGATTGTAAAACCTTGCGTGGTTTAAAAATATCTTCTTTAAAAAAGAATGAAGAAATAGTGGATACGTTATTTAATAGAATTTTGGGAAGAATATCTTTAAATGATATTTATCATCCTAAAAAAAATAAACTAATAGTTTCTTCTGGAGAAATGATTAATGAAAAAATTTCGTATTTAATTGAAAAAGCTGGAATTGAATTTGTAAAAGTTCGTTCTCCACTTACTTGTGAATCTAAAATGGGAATTTGTTCTAAATGTTATGGTAGAAATTTATCTACAGGAAAAATAGTTCAAAAGGGGGATGCGGTAGGAGTTATTGCTGCTCAATCTATTGGAGAGCCTGGAACGCAATTAACTCTTCGAACTTTTCATGTTGGAGGAACGGCTGGAAATATTGCTGAATCTTCGCAAATAATAGCAAAATATGATGGAATTATAGAATTTGAAGATTTAAAAATTGTAGAAACAAAAAATGATTATGAAAAAAAAATAAGAATAGTTGTTTCTCGTTCTACAGAAATGAAACTTTTTAATAAAAATAAATCCTCTATTTTAATGATTCATAATATTCCTTATGGAGCTACTTTATATGTTAAACATGGTGATAGATTAAAAGAAGGAGATAAAATATGTAAATGGGATTTGTATAATGCAGTTATTGTTTCAGAATATACTGGAAAAATATCTTATCAACATTTAGAACAGGGATTGTCTTTTCAAGTAGAGATAGATGAACAAACTGGATTTCAAGAAAAAGTTATTACAGAAGTAAGAAATAAAAATTTAATACCAACATTAAAAATTGTTGATAATAATAACCAAGAATTGAAAGTTTATAATTTACCAGTAGGTGCTCATTTAATGGTAGAAGATGAAGAAAAAATAGAAATAGGAAAAATTTTGGTTAAAGTTCCTAGAAGAACTGCTAAATCTGGTGATATTACAGGAGGGTTACCTCGTTTATCAGAATTGTTTGAGGCTCGTAATCCTTCTAATCCAGCTGTAGTATCAGAAATGGATGGAATAGTCATCCATGGAAAAATAAAAAGAGGAAACAGAGAAATTATTGTTGAATCTAAAACAGGAGATATAAAAAAATATCTCGTAAAACTTTCTAATCAGATTCTCGTTCAAGAAAATGATTATGTAAAAGCGGGAATGGCTTTATCGGATGGTGCTGTAACACCTAATGATATCTTAAATATAAGAGGACCTAGAGCAGTTCAAGAATATTTAGTTAGAGAAATCCAGGAAGTTTATAGATTACAAGGTGTAAAAATTAATGATAAACATTTTGAAATTATTGTTTTGCAAATGATGCGAAAGGTAGAAGTTATAGATATAGGAGATACTAGATTTTTAGAAGGTAATATTGAGTATAAAGATGATTTTATAGAAGAGAATGATAGAATTTCTCAAATGAGAGTTGTTGAATCTTCTGGAGATTCTGAAAATTTTAAATCTGGAGATATAATTAGTTATAGAGATTTTAGAAATGAGAATGCAGTTTTAAAATATAAAAAAAAGAAATTGATAAAAACTAGAAATGCAATTCCAGCTACTGGAAGACCTATATTACAAGGAATTACTAGATCAGCTTTACAAACTAAATCCTTTATATCTGCAGCTTCTTTTCAGGAAACTACAAAAGTTTTGAGTGAAGCAGCTATAAGTAGCAAAACAGATAATTTATATGGATTAAAAGAAAATGTTATTGTAGGTCATAAAATACCTGCAGGAACTGGATTAAAAGAATATGAAAATACTTTATCAGAAATTTTATAA